TGTAAATACAAATTAAAATTTTGAAAAAACAACAACCATAACTGTGGGGGGTGAAAATTTAATAAGTAAGCTTATTTTATCTTCCAATTTTACTAAAAGGAGGAAGTTAATGTGAAGAAGCCTTTGAGTAAAGCCCTGAGGACATTTTACGGTTTGGGCGACTTTGGTTTTTCTTTAATGACAAGCGTGGAGCTTTACCTGTTTGTGTTTTTCCTTACAAATGTGGCCAAATTTTCGCTCCCCATGGTGGCATTGATAGGTTCGGTTACCAGTATCGTTGACGCTATCCTTTCTCCTTTTTACGGCGCAATTATAAGCGGTATGAAACCTCTGAAATGGGGGAGAAATCGCTCCTGGATGTTAATTGCGCCACCCTTTGTAGTAATTCTGTATATTTTCCAGTTTACCAAAATTGGCCCCGAATCGCTGGCTGCATTTATAGTTTGCGCCGGGTTCATATTAAGCCACATTGCATGGAATATACCCTGGGTAGCCAATGTTTCGCTGATACCCGTTCTTGCTAATAATCCTGAAGAAAGGGCATTGCTTGCATCGAGGAGGGCCACATATACCGCATTAGCCGGTGTGGTATTTTCTTACACGGGGCCACCGCTGGCCAATTACTTGGGGAAGGTAACAAACAATCCCATATTGGGTTATTCTATGCTGGCAGGAATTATGGCGTTTGTAATGATGATTTGCTACTGGACAGTATTTAAATTGACCGAAGGTTACGAGCCCACCGAACAAGTGCAGGGTAAGGCAGCTTCCTCGGCTCAGAGGGTATCCTTTAAAGGAATGCTTAACAGCCTTGTTCAGAACCCTCCATTAATAGTCCT
The Thermovenabulum gondwanense DNA segment above includes these coding regions:
- a CDS encoding MFS transporter — encoded protein: MKKPLSKALRTFYGLGDFGFSLMTSVELYLFVFFLTNVAKFSLPMVALIGSVTSIVDAILSPFYGAIISGMKPLKWGRNRSWMLIAPPFVVILYIFQFTKIGPESLAAFIVCAGFILSHIAWNIPWVANVSLIPVLANNPEERALLASRRATYTALAGVVFSYTGPPLANYLGKVTNNPILGYSMLAGIMAFVMMICYWTVFKLTEGYEPTEQVQGKAASSAQRVSFKGMLNSLVQNPPLIVLLMSDFLRYMVNFIMTAAAAYYFTYVAQNMSLLPMYLLLGSIAQVIGAYIAGPLAKSLSTRTASIVGLFGLGIALILCKFVAMNLVMFFVVVLIARAFLGLLASVMVSLYSDVSIFAQWKTGEDASPFVMGLMNLSLKTAIISRGTIIPFVLSTAGFVSGIKPQEATMALKNAVVNVFVFIPGVFALVSGIILAVGYKLTREKLVEMQNEINQRKAEASGAIK